The genomic segment GCCTGTGGATGTGAGTGGCCAAATATGTAAGATTTGTGGGGCTGTCGTTGGTCTGACAGCTGATGGTGATGTATTTGTTGCCTGCAATGAGTGTGCATACCCAGTTTGCCGGCCTTGTTATGAATATGAAAGAAAAGAGGGAGACCAGTCTTGCCCAAAGTGCAAGACTAGGTATCAAAGGCACAAGGGTAAGCTAGGCTGGTATTTTCATGTTTTCGATTGCATTAGTGCATCATTTTGGGCTTTGTAAGGATTGTCCGATGGATATTTTTAGGGAGTCCTCGTGTAGATGGCGATGATGATGAGGATGGAGATGATGATTTGGAGAATGAGTTCAATTATGGTCAAGGAAATAGCCATGCAAGACGCCGGTGGCAAGCAGAAGATGCTGACCTCTCATCTTGCTCTAGACATGAGTCTCAACAGCCGATTCCCCTCCTCACCAATGGGCAGCCGGTAGGAAATTAAAGCAATATCTGGTGGTCAATTTAGTATCTGTATTTTTTTTGTCCTACATTTTCAATATAGGTTTGTTTTTGGCTAATATTTTCTTCCCACCTCTCTCTTATTTGTTGCTACATAGATTTCATTAATAGGGCTATCTAACTTATAGGTTGCCTAATTTGTGTGGTGTTatgggacgtggtggactatgagTTCGGTGACCAcgaatataaaaattaaataaatatgttcCTGTCACATTACTTTGTTAATTTTTTCACTGATCTAGAGGCATTAAAAGATATATGTCTAGGTTCTGGTATTCTCAGGGATGCTGTCCTTTGATTAtgttgttctttattttcttatagAATAAAAGGAGAAAAGAAACATTAATGAAAGTGAGATTGGTTCTCTCACTTGGATTAACTATTGTAACCAAAGTTAAAATGTAGGTTCCATAGGCTGCAATCTTACAAGATTGGTGTTTTCTCCCTAATGATGTGCCCATAATTTGTTCAGATATCTGGTGAGATTCCATGTGCTACACCTGATAACCAATCTGTGAGAACGACTTCAGGTCCTCTGGGTCCTGGGGACAAGCATCTTCCTTATGTTGATCCTCGGCTTCCAGGTACTAAAAGGGCTTAAAATTATTCATAGTAAAATTTTGGAATGTACTATCGTTTTTAAGGCTTATTTGAAAGTCCATTGACTGAGCTATTTTCCATTACAGTTCCAGTGAGAATCATAGATCCATCAAAAGACTTGAACTCTTATGGGCTAGGGAATGTTGACTGGAAAGAAAGGGTTGAAGGTTGGAAGCTCAAACAAGATAAAAATATGATTCAGGTGACCAGCAGATATACAGAAGGGAAAGGAGACATGGAAGGGACTGGTTCAAATGGAGAAGAACTCCAAATGTGAGAACATTGAGTAAAACTTTATCTTGCTTGATTTAGTTTACTCTTCTCCTATGCAAATTAAAATCTCATAATTTCTCTTATTTTGTTTCATTACCAATTTCCAATATATGTAACATTGGAGCATAAATTGTATCTGAATCCTGTAGAATAAAAAAGTGTATCTCCTTAGTCTTTTATGCATATGGTTAGCtgtttgtatgattatatttCTAGGATACTTATGTTATATGTCTCAGGGCTGATGATGCTCGTCAACCATTGAGTCGGGTGGTGCCAATTGCTTCCTCCCACATGACTCCTTATCGTATTGTGATCATACTCCGACTTATTATTCTGGGTTTCTTTTTACAATACCGTGCGACTCACCCAGTGAAAGATGCATACCCATTATGGCTGATATCAGTTATCTGTGAGATTTGGTTTGCCTTGTCTTGGCTTCTAGATCAATTTCCAAAATGGTATCCTATTAACCGTGAGACATATCTGGACAGACTTGCACTGAGGTAAGTCAACTTTGTTTTAGTGGTGTGGTTGAATAGTCTGAGCATGTGAAATGATGTTATCTGTTTATCTTACCTTGGTGATCATGGTCTTACTATGTAGGTATGATCGTGAGGGTGAACCATCACAGTTAGCTCCGATTGATGTTTTTGTGAGTACTGTGGATCCCCTCAAGGAGCCTCCACTCGTTACAGCAAACACTGTTTTGTCTATACTTGCTGTGGATTATCCTGTCGACAAAGTCTCTTGCTATGTATCAGATGATGGTTCGGCAATGCTGACCTTTGAATCCCTTTCTGAAACTGCTGAGTTTGCTAGAAAATGGGTGCCCTTTTGCAAGAAACATAACATTGAACCAAGGGCCCCTGAGTTTTATTTTGCCCAAAAGATAGACTACTTGAAGGACAAGATACAGCCTTCTTTTGTGAAAGAGCGTCGAGCAATGAAGGTACAGTGATGATAAGTTTGATCACACAATGCTTATATGCTGTTCCTTTCTATATTTTTGAGTTATGTTTTGAAGTCGTGGCATCAATCTTGATGTTCTTTCAATTATGTAGAAAAAATGTTATTACAGTAGCCTGAGGCTTTTGAACTCATTTGTTACCTTAATATTAGTCAAATCCACCTACCTGATATTTTAATAAATTCTCATTTCAAACAAGAAGATTACTTATGCTGTTTTTAGGTGAATGACATTTTGTTATTTCATATACAGTAGAATTGTCCTTTTAGAAAATCAAGAGGTCTGAAACAATGTTTGCATTGGATAATTCATCATGTAGTGTGGAATTGTTTATCTCAATTAATTACAATTGAAGAATGTTAATAGGCAATAATTGTGCATTTTTTCCCTTGCAGAGAGAGTATGAAGAATATAAGGTGCGAATCAATGCCCTTGTAGCAAAAGCACAGAAAATGCCTGAGGAAGGTTGGACAATGCAGGATGGCACTCCCTGGCCTGGAAATAATTCTAGGGATCATCCAGGAATGATTCAGGTAATAATCATTCGTATCTAAGTAATTTGATATTCTACATTTGTCTTGTTTCACTTACAGATTGTTTTTTGGGGTTTACCAACAGGTTTTCTTAGGCCATAGCGGGGGCCTTGATACTGATGGAAATGAGTTGCCTCGACTTGTTTATGTCTCTCGTGAGAAGCGTCCTGGCTTCCAGCATCACAAGAAAGCCGGGGCAATGAATGCTTTGGTTTGTTCTTTGCATAACTTCTTAGTTTGGTGTCCCGATCCACGTTAGCTGAGACATTACTAATGCTAATTATACACCATCCTGATTTGTATAGCGGGTTTTGCACCAAGTTTTATCTGCCCAAACTCATGTCTTATGTTGCATAGACTTGGAGGCTACGTATGCCTTGTGATTTTGTATTTACCTCATTTGCGATCTTACTTATTTTTACTTGAACATTTGCATAATGGCCTATTAGGGTATGGGACTGTCCTAGCATTTTCTGGAACATTAGATGAATTTGTTTGAGGATACCTCATTTGAAAACATCTTCTCATTGTAGCATATCTAGTATCTCATAAAACCTGTTCCGATTTCTTACTTGGGTTTCACGTCTTACACAGATTCGAGTGTCGGCTGTCCTGACCAATGGTGCTTATCTCTTGAATGTTGATTGTGATCACTACTTCAATAACAGCAAGGCTCTTAAAGAAGCAATGTGTTTCATGATGGACCCTGCTTATGGGAAGAAGACCTGTTATGTACAGTTCCCTCAGCGTTTTGATGGCATTGACATGCACGATCGATATGCAAATCGCAATATTGTCTTCTTTGATGTATGTCCCTCTTAATTTCTGTAACACCGTATGGTTTTTCCTGCTATGTACCTTATGGTTAATTGTGCTTATATTTAATAAACTAAACTCAATTATTTTTCAGATCAACTTGAAAGGGCTGGATGGCATCCAAGGTCCAGTTTATGTGGGAACTGGTTGCTGTTTCAACAGGCAAGCTTTATATGGGTATGATCCAGTATTAACTGAGGAAGATTTGGAACCAAACATAATCGTGAAGAGTTGTTGTGGttcaagaaagaaaggaaagcatAGCAACAAGAAGTACATTGACAAGAAGAGAGCAGCTAAAAGAACTGAGTCTACTATTCCGATTTTCAATATGGAAGACATCGAGGAGGGTGTTGAAGGTTGGTTTTTCGTGAATATTTTACTTCTCTCTTGATGtcatcatttaaaattatgcgATTGTATATTCgttaattttaaaatatggtGACGTCCCTTTAGTTGTATTTTTCAGTATTATTTCTTATTAATATGTTATATTTATTGAGAGCGGCTAGTGAACATTGATTTGAAATGACTGATGATGCATCAACTATGAAATCATAACAAAATTCTTGTCTTCTTCAGGTTATGATGATGAGAGAGCACTTCTTATGTCCCAGAAGAGCTTAGAGAAGCGTTTTGGACAGTCCCCTGTTTTTATTGCAGCCACCTTCATGGAACAAGGAGGTATTCCGCCATCAACCAACCCTGCAACACTTCTGAAGGAAGCAATCCATGTAATTAGCTGTGGATACGAAGATAAGACTGAGTGGGGGAAAGAGGTTGGTAACTTAGTATGGTAGTATGAACATAGAACCAAAAAACAGAAACGAAGCAAAGAAAAAAGCTGTAAGATGCCATTAGATGAGATTTTGTATTCATTAGGGTATTAATTAAGCATTTTATTTTGTCTACAGATTGGATGGATTTATGGTTCAGTGACTGAAGATATTTTAACTGGGTTTAAGATGCATGCTCGTGGCTGGATTTCAATATATTGCATGCCTCCTCGCCCAGCATTTAAGGGTTCTGCTCCTATCAATCTTTCTGATCGTTTGAACCAAGTGCTTCGATGGGCCTTGGGATCGATTGAAATTTTGCTTAGCAGACATTGTCCCATCTGGTATGGTTACAATGGGAAACTCAGACTTTTGGAGCGATTGGCATACATCAACACCATTGTGTATCCCCTTACCTCTATTCCATTGCTTTTTTACTGTGCGCTTCCTGCTTTCTGCCTTCTCACTGGGAAGTTTATTATTCCCGAGGTAAGCAGTAGTTTGCATTGATTAGAAGGTTGTACAGAAACTTTCCTTTCCTGTGTGACTAATTTGTGTTCTCTTAAATTTATGAGATTATTTTGGAAGGATAATGATTTTTTATGTCTCTGTACTTGCATCTCTTCTTTTTCAACTCATGAATACTTCACTAATGAGGATCATTTTCATGATTCCTCCATTTCCATGGAGTGGGATGATCAACATGTTTGTGCTACATAAAGTAGTGCAGATATGCTTTACTTTTATGATGGATGTTACCTTTGTCCaattaatcattttttttttcaatattggGTAACTCAATTTAATAAAtgagttttgttttgttttcaccAGTTAAGCAACTTTGCTAGCATGTGGTTCATACTGCTTTTCGTCTCCATTTTCGCTACTGGAATTCTTGAGCTCAGGTGGAGTGGTGTCAGTATTGAGGACTGGTGGAGAAATGAACAGTTTTGGGTCATTGGTGGAACATCAGCTCATCTTTTTGCTGTCTTCCAAGGTTTGTTGAAAGTTCTTGCTGGGATTGATACAAACTTCACTGTTACTTCCAAGGCATCTGATGATGATGGAGACTTTGCGGAGCTTTATGTGTTCAAATGGACAGCTCTTCTCATCCCTCCAACTACAGTTCTTCTTATTAACTTGGTGGGTATTGTGGCTGGTGTTTCTCATGCCATAAACAGTGGCTACCAGTCTTGGGGACCACTCTTTGGGAAGCTCTTCTTTGCCATATGGGTCATTGCCCAT from the Humulus lupulus chromosome X, drHumLupu1.1, whole genome shotgun sequence genome contains:
- the LOC133807113 gene encoding cellulose synthase A catalytic subunit 1 [UDP-forming], with product MEANGGLVAGSHTRNELVRIRHDSDTGPKPVDVSGQICKICGAVVGLTADGDVFVACNECAYPVCRPCYEYERKEGDQSCPKCKTRYQRHKGSPRVDGDDDEDGDDDLENEFNYGQGNSHARRRWQAEDADLSSCSRHESQQPIPLLTNGQPISGEIPCATPDNQSVRTTSGPLGPGDKHLPYVDPRLPVPVRIIDPSKDLNSYGLGNVDWKERVEGWKLKQDKNMIQVTSRYTEGKGDMEGTGSNGEELQMADDARQPLSRVVPIASSHMTPYRIVIILRLIILGFFLQYRATHPVKDAYPLWLISVICEIWFALSWLLDQFPKWYPINRETYLDRLALRYDREGEPSQLAPIDVFVSTVDPLKEPPLVTANTVLSILAVDYPVDKVSCYVSDDGSAMLTFESLSETAEFARKWVPFCKKHNIEPRAPEFYFAQKIDYLKDKIQPSFVKERRAMKREYEEYKVRINALVAKAQKMPEEGWTMQDGTPWPGNNSRDHPGMIQVFLGHSGGLDTDGNELPRLVYVSREKRPGFQHHKKAGAMNALIRVSAVLTNGAYLLNVDCDHYFNNSKALKEAMCFMMDPAYGKKTCYVQFPQRFDGIDMHDRYANRNIVFFDINLKGLDGIQGPVYVGTGCCFNRQALYGYDPVLTEEDLEPNIIVKSCCGSRKKGKHSNKKYIDKKRAAKRTESTIPIFNMEDIEEGVEGYDDERALLMSQKSLEKRFGQSPVFIAATFMEQGGIPPSTNPATLLKEAIHVISCGYEDKTEWGKEIGWIYGSVTEDILTGFKMHARGWISIYCMPPRPAFKGSAPINLSDRLNQVLRWALGSIEILLSRHCPIWYGYNGKLRLLERLAYINTIVYPLTSIPLLFYCALPAFCLLTGKFIIPELSNFASMWFILLFVSIFATGILELRWSGVSIEDWWRNEQFWVIGGTSAHLFAVFQGLLKVLAGIDTNFTVTSKASDDDGDFAELYVFKWTALLIPPTTVLLINLVGIVAGVSHAINSGYQSWGPLFGKLFFAIWVIAHLYPFLKGLLGRQNRTPTIVIVWSILLASIFSLLWVRIDPFTSDAAKAASQCGVNC